GATTTATTCACGGTGACTAAAGAAACATTTGTGGGTGGTGACCATTTCAAGGTGCTGTATGATCCATATCATTTGCTGGATGAATTGATGGAGACGCCAGGGCTGGTGTTGTCGGAGGAGGAATATCGGGACGATGTCATGGATGTCGGGTGGTTTTTATTCCAATACTCGAAGTCCGCTGCACGGGGGAATGATATTTGGTCGGTTCGGATGCTGACGAATGTCGTGCATCATTTGGGAAGGGTGCTGCTCTATCGATATGCACCGGAACGGGCGAAGTTGGGGTTGAAGACGATTGAACAATCATTGCCGAGGTCCGTTGTATCAGAGTTGACGGAAATTCTGGAGTTCATCACACCCGGAAAGCATGCGCAGGCTGTAGTTCTAATGAGCAGATTGCTCGATAGGGAGTATGAATGGATTCGGTTGCAGTGGAGTGAAGAAAGTCAGCAGATGAGGTTTCTGCGGAGAATGATTGATGGGTATATAGGGGAAAGGGAGGAGGAAGAGGTATGACGCAAGTTTGTGTGATTGGCATTCATGTGCCGGATTTAGAAAAGGCGATTGATTTTTATACGGGGGTTTTGGGGTTTGAGGTGAACAAGGAGTATGGACCGAAGATTGTAACACTCGTTCACGGGGATTTGCCTATTGTGTTGGAGGAAACGGAAGTGGCGGCGTTTAATAAGACATCTTCAGGCGTTGAGCTGACACTGAAAACGGATGACATCCATCGATCCCTTGCGATACTAAAAGAACATGATGTCGAATTGATTATCGCAGAACCCGCAGATTGCCCGCCAGGAAAGTATATCAGTTTTCGTGATCCTTTCGGGAATGTGTGGGAGTATTTGCAGTTTAATTGAATAATTAGTTTTCCATTGAGTGAATATGCTAAACTAGTAAATAGCGGAATACTATTTAAGGAGTTGAACCATATTCATTTATAAGCCTAGAAAAGCCCCTCTTTTGTTAGAAGGGCTGGAGGCGGCGATTAGGCGATTGCCAAATCACCATGAAGCGATTCCTGTTTTGCGTTCGAAGTATGCGGCGGTCCAAGCCGGATTTGGCGGCGAACAGGAATTGGACAAGGTGCTTGAGGACTATGATTTTTCAATGAAGCATGGCATTTTCCACGATCTATCGTTACTGTCCAGCACCCATTTTCAAATTGACTCGCTCTTCATCACCCCATCATATGCGGTTTTGTTTGAAGTGAAAAACATTGCGGGTGAATTGACGGTGACTGAAAATCCACCACAATTAATTCGCGTGTTGGATTCCGGACAGGTGAGCGGATTCAAAAGCCCGATTGCCCAACTTGAAAGCAACTGTGAACTGTTTCAAGACTGGTTGTATAGTCGAGACATCTCATTGCCGGTATACGGGGCAGTTGTACTCGCCTACGCCAAGCAACGCATTGAAGTATTCGATACGAAAATCCCTGTTTTATTCCCAAGCGCGGTTCCCACTTTCATTCGCAAACTCCCAACAACCTCCCCATTGTTGGATGACGAAACGTTTGCTATCCTTTTAACGCAGCTAAGCAGCTCCCATCGCGATTTCATTCCCTCTCCTATCTGTAAGACATATTCCATTCGACACAGCGACATTCGGACG
The sequence above is drawn from the Sporosarcina luteola genome and encodes:
- a CDS encoding nucleotidyltransferase domain-containing protein, translating into MLPQELAVEKISESLKSDPRVQAIFLKGSMGRGEHDAHSDVDLYCLVNEEDKKDFLASRVKHLQAYRDIILMDDIFIVAPQIIAVFDDLLHIDLFTVTKETFVGGDHFKVLYDPYHLLDELMETPGLVLSEEEYRDDVMDVGWFLFQYSKSAARGNDIWSVRMLTNVVHHLGRVLLYRYAPERAKLGLKTIEQSLPRSVVSELTEILEFITPGKHAQAVVLMSRLLDREYEWIRLQWSEESQQMRFLRRMIDGYIGEREEEEV
- a CDS encoding VOC family protein; its protein translation is MTQVCVIGIHVPDLEKAIDFYTGVLGFEVNKEYGPKIVTLVHGDLPIVLEETEVAAFNKTSSGVELTLKTDDIHRSLAILKEHDVELIIAEPADCPPGKYISFRDPFGNVWEYLQFN
- a CDS encoding nuclease-related domain-containing protein encodes the protein MPNHHEAIPVLRSKYAAVQAGFGGEQELDKVLEDYDFSMKHGIFHDLSLLSSTHFQIDSLFITPSYAVLFEVKNIAGELTVTENPPQLIRVLDSGQVSGFKSPIAQLESNCELFQDWLYSRDISLPVYGAVVLAYAKQRIEVFDTKIPVLFPSAVPTFIRKLPTTSPLLDDETFAILLTQLSSSHRDFIPSPICKTYSIRHSDIRTGVICPGCGLIGMEKYNGGWRCLSCARASRDSHKQAIRDWFLLFGGGMRNKDCREFLRVDRQQTAHRLLTSMDLDVEGAKRNRLYIMKFDMESKKRT